In the genome of Massilia sp. PAMC28688, one region contains:
- a CDS encoding response regulator, translating to MSFTDFAIIFAVAAAAFAAFVLYRRAKRRDEVAPPRQHPLIDEHSQINPDTVALEEQSRLDALRVAADELEQAETRAANTTILGPETALDPEAIFRAEDERIAAHHAAREAERLEAEARAREHAEDDAAALAAAAERVEQERLAAAEQAMREAERAAAAQARIDAERAAAEQNKHVDFLIEADDAALLAEERRMAEEESARAYARRVADEALARIEARRLEEQQARSKEAPEQAGEAAPEQAPRLTAAEETGTEAAEAEEADEAADDAAERAAAEAAEQAAKARIDALETERLAAERAAQEAFELAEAERIAAENAARAHAEHLLAVEAARVEAERRAAEEVARLEAQRLAAAEAVRIETERLAAIEAARLEAQKAAAAEAARIQAEREAAEEAARIEAARIEAEETARREALLRAAEEAARAEARRLADEEAARALAERIAAEEAIRREDERVAAEEAARVLAARLAAQEAARVEARRLADERRAKEEADRLAAKEAAREAAAREAARVEAERKAAEEAARQKAERMAAAEAAHAEAERAVAAGKARQEAKRLAAETARREAEQAAAASAPVAEAAPAEAPAEAAPVQAPAEAAPVAEAAPVAEAVPATSAPAPARPHVPKAAADAVVMIADDSKVVRVKANRLLVNNQFQVQQAEDGLDAARQIAARMPDVLITDVEMPGMNGFELTRHLRESPLTAHIPVIMISAEESYGPKAKEAGVDILLGKPYSDDVMLAHIQRFLREGRPAA from the coding sequence GTGTCCTTTACAGATTTTGCAATCATTTTCGCTGTGGCGGCGGCCGCATTTGCCGCCTTTGTCCTGTACCGCCGCGCCAAACGACGCGACGAAGTGGCGCCGCCACGCCAGCACCCCTTAATTGACGAACACAGCCAGATCAATCCCGATACGGTGGCACTGGAAGAACAGTCGCGCCTGGACGCGCTGCGCGTGGCGGCCGATGAACTGGAGCAGGCCGAAACGCGCGCCGCCAACACCACCATCCTGGGACCGGAGACAGCGCTCGACCCGGAAGCGATCTTCCGCGCCGAGGATGAGCGCATCGCCGCCCACCATGCCGCGCGCGAAGCCGAGCGGCTCGAAGCCGAAGCGCGCGCCCGGGAACACGCCGAGGATGACGCGGCCGCCCTGGCCGCTGCTGCCGAGCGCGTGGAGCAGGAACGCCTTGCCGCTGCCGAGCAGGCCATGCGCGAGGCTGAACGTGCCGCCGCGGCCCAGGCCCGCATCGATGCCGAGCGCGCCGCCGCCGAACAGAACAAGCATGTCGACTTCCTGATCGAAGCCGATGACGCTGCCCTGCTGGCCGAAGAGCGCCGCATGGCCGAAGAAGAATCCGCCCGCGCCTACGCGCGCCGGGTAGCCGACGAAGCGCTGGCCCGCATTGAAGCACGCCGCCTCGAGGAGCAGCAGGCACGCTCGAAGGAGGCGCCGGAACAGGCCGGGGAGGCAGCCCCTGAACAAGCACCGCGCCTGACCGCTGCTGAAGAAACGGGCACCGAAGCGGCCGAAGCGGAGGAAGCGGACGAAGCGGCCGACGACGCTGCCGAACGCGCCGCGGCCGAGGCCGCCGAACAGGCGGCCAAGGCCCGCATCGATGCCCTGGAAACGGAGCGCCTGGCAGCCGAACGTGCGGCGCAGGAAGCATTCGAGCTGGCCGAAGCGGAACGTATTGCGGCCGAAAACGCGGCCAGGGCCCATGCCGAACATCTGCTGGCCGTGGAAGCGGCGCGGGTGGAGGCGGAACGGCGCGCCGCCGAAGAAGTGGCGCGCCTGGAAGCGCAGCGTCTGGCCGCCGCCGAAGCGGTCCGGATCGAAACCGAGCGCCTCGCTGCCATCGAAGCGGCGCGGCTGGAAGCCCAGAAGGCCGCCGCCGCCGAAGCGGCGCGCATCCAGGCCGAACGCGAAGCAGCCGAGGAAGCGGCGCGGATTGAAGCGGCCCGGATCGAAGCGGAGGAAACGGCACGCCGCGAAGCCTTGCTGCGCGCGGCCGAAGAAGCGGCGCGCGCTGAAGCACGCCGCCTGGCCGACGAGGAGGCAGCACGCGCCCTGGCAGAGCGCATCGCCGCCGAAGAAGCCATCCGGCGCGAAGATGAACGGGTCGCCGCCGAAGAAGCCGCGCGGGTACTTGCGGCGCGCCTGGCCGCCCAGGAAGCGGCCCGGGTCGAAGCGCGGCGCCTTGCCGACGAGCGGCGCGCGAAAGAAGAAGCCGACCGCCTGGCGGCCAAGGAAGCGGCGCGCGAAGCAGCCGCGCGCGAGGCAGCCAGGGTGGAAGCCGAGCGCAAGGCCGCCGAGGAAGCGGCGCGCCAGAAGGCCGAGCGCATGGCCGCTGCCGAAGCTGCCCATGCGGAAGCGGAACGGGCAGTTGCTGCCGGCAAGGCACGCCAGGAAGCCAAGCGCCTGGCGGCAGAAACGGCGCGCCGGGAAGCCGAACAGGCTGCCGCGGCAAGCGCCCCGGTGGCGGAAGCTGCGCCCGCTGAAGCGCCGGCCGAAGCAGCGCCGGTGCAGGCGCCGGCCGAGGCAGCGCCGGTGGCCGAGGCAGCGCCGGTGGCCGAGGCAGTGCCCGCAACATCGGCGCCGGCTCCCGCCCGGCCCCATGTGCCCAAGGCAGCAGCGGACGCGGTGGTGATGATCGCGGACGACTCCAAGGTAGTGCGCGTCAAGGCCAACCGCCTGCTGGTGAACAACCAGTTCCAGGTGCAGCAGGCCGAAGATGGACTGGACGCGGCCAGGCAGATTGCCGCGCGCATGCCGGACGTGCTCATTACCGACGTTGAAATGCCGGGCATGAACGGCTTCGAGCTGACGCGCCACCTGCGCGAAAGCCCGCTGACGGCGCATATCCCGGTGATCATGATCAGCGCCGAGGAAAGCTACGGTCCCAAGGCAAAAGAGGCTGGCGTCGATATCCTGCTCGGCAAGCCCTACTCCGACGACGTGATGCTGGCCCACATCCAGCGCTTCCTGCGCGAAGGCCGCCCGGCTGCGTGA
- a CDS encoding PhzF family phenazine biosynthesis protein gives MPGTRPFKQVDVFTRVPFKGNPLAVVLEADGLSDAQMHAIARWTNLSETAFALAPVAPEADYRVRIFSPGTEFPFAGHPTLGTAHALLEAGLVPKTPGRLVQECGVGLVQLAIDGEGALAFRSPEAELRALHDSMRPTLARMLQSEAFGEATIATMGISWLVVRMDSAEACLAVQPDAQALRDLMQVGVTGVAMYGAHPEGGPADYEVRAIFTKMGDITEDPVTGSANACIARVLQAQGFPDGPRSAQGYSARQGTKLACDGRIRVHYADGAPWIGGDSVTVIDGVIHPQ, from the coding sequence ATGCCAGGCACGCGCCCCTTCAAGCAGGTAGACGTCTTCACGCGCGTGCCCTTCAAGGGCAATCCCCTGGCCGTGGTGCTGGAGGCAGACGGCCTGTCCGACGCCCAGATGCACGCCATCGCCCGCTGGACCAATCTGTCTGAAACCGCCTTTGCACTCGCGCCTGTGGCGCCCGAGGCAGACTACCGGGTGCGCATTTTCTCGCCCGGGACCGAATTTCCCTTCGCCGGCCACCCCACGCTGGGCACGGCGCACGCGCTGCTCGAAGCGGGTCTGGTACCGAAAACGCCGGGCCGCCTGGTGCAGGAATGCGGTGTCGGCCTGGTGCAGCTTGCCATTGACGGCGAGGGCGCGCTGGCATTTCGCTCACCCGAAGCCGAGCTGCGCGCCCTGCACGACAGCATGCGGCCCACCCTGGCCCGCATGCTGCAAAGCGAAGCATTTGGCGAGGCCACCATCGCCACCATGGGCATCAGCTGGCTGGTGGTGCGCATGGACAGCGCCGAGGCTTGCCTGGCGGTGCAGCCGGATGCGCAGGCCCTGCGCGACCTGATGCAGGTGGGCGTGACGGGCGTGGCCATGTATGGCGCCCATCCGGAAGGCGGCCCGGCTGATTACGAAGTGCGCGCCATTTTCACCAAGATGGGCGACATCACGGAAGACCCGGTCACCGGCAGCGCCAACGCCTGCATTGCGCGCGTGCTGCAGGCGCAGGGCTTTCCCGATGGCCCGCGCAGCGCGCAAGGATACAGCGCGCGCCAGGGTACGAAGCTCGCTTGCGACGGCCGCATCCGCGTGCACTACGCCGACGGCGCACCATGGATCGGCGGCGATTCGGTGACGGTGATCGACGGCGTCATTCATCCGCAGTGA
- a CDS encoding CBS domain-containing protein yields MKVSEILQVKGNILYTATPDMPLVDAVNTMAEKDIGSLVVMEYGDLVGMLTFREVIKVLHANNGAVGAGTVRKHMDDHPITVTPDTEVNEVRRMMLEKHARYLPVMNAKTLLGVISFYDVARAMLEAQNFENRMLKAYIRDWPAETVQED; encoded by the coding sequence ATGAAAGTGTCAGAAATCCTCCAAGTCAAAGGCAACATCCTTTACACCGCCACGCCCGACATGCCGCTGGTGGACGCCGTCAACACCATGGCGGAAAAGGACATTGGCTCGCTGGTGGTCATGGAATATGGGGATCTGGTGGGCATGCTCACGTTCCGCGAAGTGATCAAGGTCCTGCATGCCAATAACGGCGCCGTGGGTGCGGGCACGGTGCGCAAGCACATGGACGACCATCCCATCACCGTCACGCCGGACACCGAAGTGAACGAAGTGCGCCGCATGATGCTCGAGAAGCACGCGCGCTACCTGCCGGTCATGAATGCCAAGACGCTGCTGGGCGTGATCTCGTTTTACGATGTGGCGCGCGCCATGCTGGAAGCGCAGAATTTTGAAAACCGCATGCTCAAGGCTTACATCCGCGACTGGCCGGCCGAGACAGTGCAGGAAGACTGA
- a CDS encoding helix-turn-helix transcriptional regulator — protein MEEILATTMKAQRCARSLTQAELAQLAGTSRKSINAIEMGHMVPSVLLALKLARALGVSVEALFSLAPGPG, from the coding sequence GTGGAAGAGATCCTGGCCACGACCATGAAGGCGCAGCGCTGCGCGCGCTCGCTGACGCAGGCCGAACTGGCGCAGCTGGCCGGCACCAGCCGCAAGTCGATCAACGCCATTGAAATGGGCCACATGGTGCCATCGGTCCTGCTGGCCCTGAAGCTGGCGCGCGCGCTCGGGGTGAGCGTGGAGGCGCTGTTCAGCCTGGCGCCTGGGCCCGGATAG
- a CDS encoding alpha/beta fold hydrolase, translating into MILTVQGVDAYCYTGGKAFNGAQPTAVFIHGAQNDHSVWALQTRYFAHHGWNVLAVDLPGHGRSKGQAMPRVEEMADWVLAVLDACGVDQAFMIGHSMGSLVALEASHKAPARVTALAMLGTTYPMKVSDALLDTAKNHEQGAIDMVNIFSHSSIAHKPSCPGPGFSVMGGARRLMQRMSAINPEQLFYTDFFACNAYANGQVAAEAVRCPALFIFGSKDMMTPARSTKQLTGAIGHGKVVQVDAGHALMAEQPDAVLDALFAFAGTLAR; encoded by the coding sequence ATGATTCTGACAGTACAAGGCGTTGACGCCTACTGCTACACCGGCGGCAAGGCATTCAACGGCGCCCAGCCGACGGCCGTGTTTATCCACGGCGCGCAGAATGACCATTCGGTATGGGCGCTGCAGACGCGCTACTTTGCCCATCACGGCTGGAACGTGCTGGCAGTGGACCTGCCCGGCCATGGCCGCAGCAAAGGCCAGGCAATGCCGCGTGTGGAGGAGATGGCCGACTGGGTGCTGGCCGTGCTCGACGCCTGCGGCGTGGACCAGGCCTTCATGATTGGCCACAGCATGGGGTCCCTGGTGGCGCTGGAGGCATCGCACAAGGCGCCCGCGCGCGTGACGGCCCTGGCCATGCTGGGGACCACGTATCCGATGAAGGTGTCGGATGCGCTGCTCGATACGGCAAAAAACCATGAGCAAGGCGCCATCGACATGGTGAACATTTTTTCGCACTCGTCGATCGCGCACAAGCCTTCATGCCCCGGTCCCGGATTTTCCGTCATGGGCGGCGCCCGGCGGCTGATGCAGCGCATGTCGGCCATCAATCCGGAGCAGCTGTTCTACACCGATTTCTTCGCATGCAATGCCTACGCCAATGGCCAGGTGGCGGCAGAAGCCGTGCGCTGTCCTGCCCTGTTCATTTTCGGCAGCAAGGATATGATGACACCAGCCCGTTCGACCAAGCAGCTGACCGGCGCGATTGGCCACGGCAAGGTGGTGCAGGTGGACGCGGGACATGCGCTGATGGCCGAACAGCCCGACGCCGTGCTCGATGCACTGTTCGCGTTTGCGGGAACCCTGGCGCGCTAG
- a CDS encoding HAMP domain-containing sensor histidine kinase codes for MLYQFLDNNVDELVDRCAAKVAQRPHRRATELQLRNGIPMFLSQLIKTLKAEQENGAGAGLVISGASGGGDAAASSEMGVSAVAHGNALLSLGYTVDQVVHDYGDLCQAITDLAVERDAPFSVDEFRTLNRCLDNAIADAVTEFTFQRDATIALVQSADVNEKLGFLMHELRNSLSVAMLAVAAMEAGTLPIKGATGAILKRSHTAMQRLIAESLDEVRASGAGKGAAEIFSLAQFIEEASGAAQLDATERGIDFRVAPVDATLAIQGNRDLLLAALANLLNNAFKFTRAGSRVTLAANDGGERVYIEVRDQCGGLGIGDAEKMFSPFSQRGDDKTGLGLGLSIARQSIAADNGRLTVENLPNVGCIFRIDLPRLAL; via the coding sequence ATGCTATACCAATTCCTAGACAATAATGTGGACGAGCTTGTCGATCGCTGCGCCGCGAAGGTGGCCCAGCGGCCCCACCGCAGGGCGACGGAACTGCAGCTGCGCAACGGCATTCCGATGTTTCTCAGTCAACTCATCAAAACTTTGAAAGCCGAGCAGGAAAACGGTGCGGGGGCGGGCCTGGTCATTTCCGGCGCGTCCGGTGGCGGCGACGCGGCCGCGTCGTCCGAGATGGGCGTGAGCGCAGTGGCCCACGGCAATGCACTGCTGAGCCTTGGTTATACGGTCGACCAGGTGGTGCACGACTATGGGGACCTGTGCCAGGCCATCACCGATCTGGCCGTGGAGCGCGACGCGCCTTTTTCAGTGGACGAATTTCGCACCCTGAACCGCTGCCTGGACAACGCGATTGCCGACGCCGTCACGGAATTCACCTTCCAGCGTGATGCCACCATTGCCCTGGTGCAGTCAGCCGATGTCAACGAAAAGCTGGGCTTCCTGATGCATGAGCTGCGCAATTCGCTCAGCGTGGCGATGCTTGCTGTTGCCGCCATGGAAGCTGGCACCTTACCGATCAAGGGCGCCACCGGAGCCATTCTCAAACGCAGCCACACCGCCATGCAGCGCCTGATTGCCGAATCGCTCGACGAGGTGCGGGCCAGCGGTGCCGGCAAGGGTGCGGCAGAGATCTTTTCGCTGGCGCAGTTTATCGAAGAGGCAAGCGGTGCGGCTCAGCTTGACGCTACCGAGCGGGGAATCGATTTTAGAGTGGCCCCCGTGGATGCCACCCTGGCCATCCAGGGCAATCGCGACCTGCTGCTCGCGGCCCTGGCCAATCTGCTCAACAATGCCTTCAAGTTCACCCGCGCCGGTTCCCGGGTGACCCTGGCGGCCAATGATGGTGGCGAGCGCGTGTATATTGAAGTGCGGGACCAATGCGGTGGGCTGGGGATCGGCGACGCGGAAAAGATGTTTTCCCCGTTTAGCCAGCGCGGCGACGACAAGACCGGGCTGGGCCTTGGCCTGTCGATCGCCCGCCAGAGCATTGCAGCCGACAACGGCCGCCTCACGGTTGAAAACCTGCCCAACGTCGGCTGCATTTTCCGGATCGATCTGCCGCGCCTGGCCTTGTAA
- a CDS encoding O-acetylhomoserine aminocarboxypropyltransferase, which translates to MSGPRYPGFDTLSLHAGATPDPATGARATPVYFTSSFAFQDSDHAASLFNMERAGHVYSRISNPTNAVLEERIAALEGGVAGIATASGQAAMFLGLSTIAGAGSHIVASRALYGGSHNLLHYTLKRFGIETTFVDPRDPDAWRSAIRPNTKVLFAETLGNPGLDVLDIGKVAAIAHEHHLPLMMDSTFTTPYLLRPFDHGADLVFHSATKFLCGHGTAIGGLLVDGGTFDWQAAYDKTGHFAELCEPYDGFHGMVFAEESTVAPFSLRARREGLRDFGAVMSPHNAFAVLQGIETLSLRMDRHVANTRKVIEWLLKNPAVESVSYPELTSHPDYELAKTLLPKGAGAVFSFSLKGDRAAGRRFVDSLKVFSHLANVGDAKSLVIHPASTTHFRVPAENLAAAGITEGTMRLSIGLEDADDLIEDLARGLKLSQKGA; encoded by the coding sequence ATGAGCGGTCCTCGATATCCCGGCTTCGACACCCTGTCGCTGCATGCCGGCGCCACGCCAGACCCGGCCACCGGCGCGCGCGCAACCCCTGTCTATTTCACGTCCTCGTTCGCCTTCCAGGACTCCGATCACGCCGCCTCGCTGTTCAACATGGAGCGCGCCGGCCACGTGTATTCGCGCATTTCCAACCCCACCAACGCGGTGCTCGAAGAGCGCATCGCCGCGCTCGAAGGCGGCGTGGCCGGCATTGCCACCGCCAGCGGCCAGGCCGCCATGTTCCTGGGCCTGTCCACCATTGCCGGCGCCGGATCGCACATTGTCGCCTCGCGCGCGCTGTATGGCGGCTCGCACAACCTGCTGCACTACACGCTCAAGCGCTTCGGCATCGAGACCACCTTCGTCGACCCGCGTGATCCGGACGCCTGGCGTAGCGCCATCCGCCCCAATACCAAGGTGCTGTTCGCCGAGACGCTCGGCAATCCTGGTCTCGATGTCCTCGACATCGGCAAGGTGGCCGCCATCGCGCACGAGCATCACCTGCCGCTGATGATGGACTCCACCTTCACCACGCCCTACCTGCTGCGGCCATTCGATCATGGCGCCGACCTGGTATTCCATTCGGCCACCAAGTTCCTGTGCGGGCATGGCACGGCCATCGGCGGGCTGCTGGTCGATGGCGGCACCTTCGACTGGCAGGCGGCCTACGACAAGACCGGCCACTTCGCCGAACTGTGCGAGCCGTATGACGGTTTCCACGGGATGGTGTTTGCCGAGGAATCGACCGTGGCCCCGTTTTCGCTGCGCGCGCGGCGCGAGGGCCTGCGCGATTTTGGCGCCGTCATGAGCCCCCACAACGCGTTCGCCGTCCTGCAGGGCATCGAGACGCTCAGCCTGCGCATGGACCGGCACGTGGCCAACACGCGCAAGGTCATCGAGTGGCTGCTCAAGAACCCTGCGGTGGAATCGGTGTCGTATCCGGAACTGACCAGCCATCCCGACTACGAACTGGCCAAGACGCTGCTGCCCAAGGGTGCCGGCGCCGTGTTTTCCTTCAGCCTGAAAGGCGACCGCGCCGCCGGGCGCCGCTTCGTGGACAGTCTCAAGGTGTTTTCGCACCTGGCCAACGTGGGCGACGCCAAGTCGCTGGTGATCCACCCTGCTTCAACCACCCACTTCCGGGTCCCGGCCGAGAACCTGGCCGCTGCCGGCATCACCGAAGGCACCATGCGCCTGTCGATTGGCCTGGAAGACGCCGACGACCTGATTGAAGACCTGGCGCGCGGCCTGAAGCTGTCGCAGAAAGGGGCATGA